Proteins encoded by one window of uncultured Celeribacter sp.:
- a CDS encoding DUF2892 domain-containing protein, with protein MSIDRAMFRFAGIMVLVSVALTQFVHPGFVWLTVFIGANLLQSSFTGWCPAAKVFAKLGIPAGCAFEK; from the coding sequence ATGTCCATCGACCGCGCTATGTTCCGTTTTGCCGGCATCATGGTTCTGGTCAGCGTCGCGCTGACCCAATTCGTCCACCCCGGCTTTGTTTGGCTGACCGTGTTCATCGGCGCCAACCTTTTGCAATCCTCCTTCACCGGCTGGTGCCCGGCGGCGAAGGTCTTTGCCAAACTCGGCATCCCGGCGGGCTGCGCCTTTGAGAAGTGA